The Zalophus californianus isolate mZalCal1 chromosome 8, mZalCal1.pri.v2, whole genome shotgun sequence genome has a segment encoding these proteins:
- the POLR1B gene encoding DNA-directed RNA polymerase I subunit RPA2 isoform X2, which produces MAEESMAIPPFEFAFKDERISLTIVDAVISPPMVPKGNICKELNIYPAECRGRRSTYRGKLTADISWAVNGISRGIIKQFLGYVPIMVKSKLCNLHNLPPKALIEHHEEAEEMGGYFIINGIEKVIRMLIMPRRNFPIAMIRPKWKTRGPGYTQYGVSMHCVREEHSAVNMNLHYLENGTVMLNFIYRKELFFLPLGFVLKALVNFSDYQIFQELIKGKEEDSFFRNSVSQMLRIVMEEGCSTQKQVLNYLGERFRVKLSLPDWCPNEQAAEFLFNQCICIHLKSNTEKFYMLCLMTRKLFALAKGECMEDNPDSLVNQEVLTPGQLFLMFLKEKMESWLVSIKIALDKRAQKTNVSINTENLMKIFNLGTDLTKPFEYLLATGNLRSKTGLGFLQDSGLCVVADKLNFVRYLSHFRCVHRGADFAKMRTTTVRRLLPESWGFLCPVHTPDGEPCGLMNHLTAVCEVVTQRVHTASVPALLCSLGVTPVDGAPHRPYSECYPVLLDGVMVGWVDKELAPSTADSLRHFKVLREKRIPPWMEVALIPMTGKPSLYPGLFLFTTPCRLVRPVQNLELGKEELIGTMEQIFMNVAIFEEEVLAGVSTHQELFPHSLLSVIANFIPFSDHNQSPRNMYQCQMGKQTMGFPLLTYQARSDNKLYRLQTPQSPLVRPYMYDYYDMDNYPIGTNAIVAVISYTGYDMEDAMIVNKASWERGFAHGSVYKSEFIDLSEKIKQGDDSLVFGVKPGDPRVLQKLDDDGLPFIGAQLQYGDPYYSYLNLNTGESFVIYYKSKENCIVDNIKVCSNDTGSGKFKCICITMRVPRNPTIGDKFASRHGQKGILSRLWPVEDMPFTESGMVPDILFNPHGFPSRMTIGMLIESMAGKSAALHGLCHDATPFTFSEENSALEYFGELLKAAGYNFYGTERLYSGISGIELEADIFIGVVYYQRLRHMVSDKFQVRTTGARDKVTNQPIGGRNVQGGIRFGEMERDALLAHGTSFLLHDRLFNCSDRSVAHVCVQCGSLLSPLLEKPPPSWSATRNRKYNCALCDRSDTVDTVSVPYVFRYFVAELAAMNIKVKLDVI; this is translated from the exons ATGGCAGAAGAGTCCATG GCTATCCCTCCCTTTGAATTTGCTTTCAAAGATGAGCGGATCTCTCTTACTATCGTGGACGCTGTCATCAGTCCACCCATGGTTCCCAAAGGGAACATCTGCAAAGAACTCAACATTTATCCAGCCGAATGCCGGGGTCGGAGGAGCACCTATCGGGGCAAGCTGACC gCTGATATCAGCTGGGCAGTGAATGGAATCTCCAGAGGAATCATTAAACAGTTTCTTGGCTACGTTCCCATCATGGTGAAGTCTAAGCTTTGCAACTTACACAACCTTCCCCCCAAAGCCCTCATTGAGCACCATGAGGAAGCAGAG GAAATGGGAGGCTATTTTATAATCAATGGCATTGAAAAAGTCATCCGAATGTTGATTATGCCTCGGAGGAATTTTCCCATTGCAATGATAAGACCAAAATGGAAAACCAGAGGGCCTGGCTATACTCAGTATG GCGTCTCAATGCACTGTGTGAGGGAGGAACATTCTGCAGTCAATATGAACCTTCACTACTTGGAAAATGGCACTGTTATGTTGAACTTTATTTATCGGAAAgaactgttttttcttcctttgggatTTGTACTTAAG gcACTTGTCAACTTCTCCGATTATCAGATTTTTCAGGAGCTCATCAAAGGCAAAGAGGAGGACTCTTTCTTTAGGAACTCCGTTTCTCAGATGTTAAGGATCGTCATGGAAGAGGGTTGTTCCACACAAAAACAGGTCCTTAACTATCTAGGTGAACGCTTCAGAGTAAAGCTCAGTCTTCCTGACTGGTGTCCAAATGAACAAGCTGCAGAGTTTCTGTTTAA CCAGTGCATCTGTATCCACTTGAAATCCAATACTGAAAAGTTTTACATGCTTTGTCTCATGACCCGGAAGCTCTTTGCTTTAGCCAAAGGAGAGTGCATGGAGGACAATCCTGATAGTTTAGTGAATCAGGAAGTCCTGACGCCCGGTCAGCTCTTCCTTATGTTTCTGAAG gaaaaaatggaatcttgGTTAGTGTCTATTAAAATAGCTCTAGACAAGAGGGCTCAGAAGACGAATGTGTCCATAAACACTGAAAATTTGATGAAGATTTTTAACCTGGGAACAGACCTTACAAaaccatttgaatatcttcttgcTACTGGGAATCTGCGTTccaaaacag gTCTTGGCTTCCTGCAAGATTCTGGCCTTTGCGTTGTGGCTGATAAGCTGAACTTCGTACGCTATCTCTCCCATTTCCGCTGTGTGCACAGAGGGGCCGATTTTGCCAAGATGAGGACCACCACGGTGCGCAGGCTGCTGCCGGAGTCCTGGGGCTTCCTGTGTCCCGTGCACACCCCAGACGGGGAGCCCTGTGGCCTCATGAACCACTTGACCGCTGTGTGCGAGGTCGTCACACAGCGTGTGCACACGGCCTCTGTTCCCGCCTTGCTCTGCAGCCTGG GGGTCACTCCGGTTGACGGAGCTCCACATCGACCATACAGCGAGTGCTACCCCGTCCTGCTGGATGGCGTCATGGTTGGCTGGGTGGATAAGGAGCTTGCTCCTAGCACTGCAGATTCTCTTCGACATTTTAAG gtgttgagagaaaaaagaattcctcCTTGGATGGAAGTGGCCCTTATCCCCATGACAGGAAAACCAAGTCTGTACCCAGGATTGTTCCTGTTTACCACTCCTTGTAGACTGGTGCGGCCCGTGCAGAACTTGGAATTAGGCAAAGAAGAACTAATTGGAACTATGGAGCAG ATCTTCATGAACGTTGCCATCTTTGAGGAGGAGGTTTTGGCTGGAGTTAGCACTCACCAGGAGCTCTTCCCTCACAGCCTGCTGAGTGTGATCGCCAACTTCATCCCTTTCTCCGATCACAACCAGAGTCCCCGGAACATGTACCAGTGCCAGATGG gGAAGCAAACCATGGGCTTTCCACTTCTCACTTACCAAGCTCGGTCAGATAATAAACTGTACCGTCTTCAGACTCCACAAAGCCCTTTAGTGAGACCATACATGTATGATTATTATGACATGGATAACTATCCAATTGGGACAAATGCCATCGTTGCTGTTATTTCTTATACTGGCTACGATATGGAAGATGCCATG ATCGTGAATAAGGCCTCCTGGGAACGAGGCTTTGCCCATGGAAGTGTCTACAAGTCTGAGTTCATAGATCTgtctgaaaaaattaaacaaggagATGATAGTCTGGTGTTTGGAGTCAAACCTGGTGACCCGCGGGTTTTGCAGAAGTTAGATGATGATGGGTTGCCGTTTATTGGAGCCCAGCTACAGTATGGAGACCCGTATTACAGCTACCTAAACCTCAACACCGGGGAGAGCTTTGTGATATACTATAA gagTAAAGAAAATTGCATTGTGGATAACATCAAAGTGTGTAGTAATGACACTGGCAGTGGGAAATTCAAGTGTATTTGCATCACGATGAGAGTCCCTCGGAACCCAACTATCGGAGATAAATTCGCTAGTCGCCACGGGCAGAAGGGCATCTTGAGCAGGTTGTGGCCAGTTGAGGACATGCCTTTCACTGAGAGTGGGATGGTCCCAGACATCCTGTTCAATCCTCACGGTTTTCCCTCCCGCATGACCATCGGGATGTTAATTGAAAGTATGGCAGGGAAGTCTGCTGCTCTGCATGGTCTCTGCCATGATGCAACACCCTTCACCTTTTCAGAGGAGAACTCGGCCTTAGAGTACTTTGGTGAGCTGTTAAAAGCCGCTGGCTACAACTTCTATGGCACCGAGAGGTTGTATAGTGGCATCAGTGGCATAGAACTGGAAGCAGACATTTTCATAGGCGTGGTTTATTATCAGCGTTTACGCCACATGGTTTCAGACAAATTCCAGGTTAGAACCACGGGAGCCAGAGACAAAGTCACGAACCAGCCTATTGGGGGAAG
- the POLR1B gene encoding DNA-directed RNA polymerase I subunit RPA2 isoform X1 yields MDPAGRWQNLPSGPSLKHLTDPSYGVPREQQKPALQELTRAHVESFNYAVREGLSHAVQAIPPFEFAFKDERISLTIVDAVISPPMVPKGNICKELNIYPAECRGRRSTYRGKLTADISWAVNGISRGIIKQFLGYVPIMVKSKLCNLHNLPPKALIEHHEEAEEMGGYFIINGIEKVIRMLIMPRRNFPIAMIRPKWKTRGPGYTQYGVSMHCVREEHSAVNMNLHYLENGTVMLNFIYRKELFFLPLGFVLKALVNFSDYQIFQELIKGKEEDSFFRNSVSQMLRIVMEEGCSTQKQVLNYLGERFRVKLSLPDWCPNEQAAEFLFNQCICIHLKSNTEKFYMLCLMTRKLFALAKGECMEDNPDSLVNQEVLTPGQLFLMFLKEKMESWLVSIKIALDKRAQKTNVSINTENLMKIFNLGTDLTKPFEYLLATGNLRSKTGLGFLQDSGLCVVADKLNFVRYLSHFRCVHRGADFAKMRTTTVRRLLPESWGFLCPVHTPDGEPCGLMNHLTAVCEVVTQRVHTASVPALLCSLGVTPVDGAPHRPYSECYPVLLDGVMVGWVDKELAPSTADSLRHFKVLREKRIPPWMEVALIPMTGKPSLYPGLFLFTTPCRLVRPVQNLELGKEELIGTMEQIFMNVAIFEEEVLAGVSTHQELFPHSLLSVIANFIPFSDHNQSPRNMYQCQMGKQTMGFPLLTYQARSDNKLYRLQTPQSPLVRPYMYDYYDMDNYPIGTNAIVAVISYTGYDMEDAMIVNKASWERGFAHGSVYKSEFIDLSEKIKQGDDSLVFGVKPGDPRVLQKLDDDGLPFIGAQLQYGDPYYSYLNLNTGESFVIYYKSKENCIVDNIKVCSNDTGSGKFKCICITMRVPRNPTIGDKFASRHGQKGILSRLWPVEDMPFTESGMVPDILFNPHGFPSRMTIGMLIESMAGKSAALHGLCHDATPFTFSEENSALEYFGELLKAAGYNFYGTERLYSGISGIELEADIFIGVVYYQRLRHMVSDKFQVRTTGARDKVTNQPIGGRNVQGGIRFGEMERDALLAHGTSFLLHDRLFNCSDRSVAHVCVQCGSLLSPLLEKPPPSWSATRNRKYNCALCDRSDTVDTVSVPYVFRYFVAELAAMNIKVKLDVI; encoded by the exons ATGGATCCGGCCGGCCGGTGGCAGAATCTGCCCAGCGGGCCTAGCCTAAAGCACTTAACTGACCCGTCTTACGGGGTTCCGCGGGAGCAGCAAAAGCCAGCGTTGCAGGAACTGACGCGGGCGCATGTTGAGTCCTTCAACTACGCTGTGCGCGAGGGGCTCAGCCACGCGGTGCAG GCTATCCCTCCCTTTGAATTTGCTTTCAAAGATGAGCGGATCTCTCTTACTATCGTGGACGCTGTCATCAGTCCACCCATGGTTCCCAAAGGGAACATCTGCAAAGAACTCAACATTTATCCAGCCGAATGCCGGGGTCGGAGGAGCACCTATCGGGGCAAGCTGACC gCTGATATCAGCTGGGCAGTGAATGGAATCTCCAGAGGAATCATTAAACAGTTTCTTGGCTACGTTCCCATCATGGTGAAGTCTAAGCTTTGCAACTTACACAACCTTCCCCCCAAAGCCCTCATTGAGCACCATGAGGAAGCAGAG GAAATGGGAGGCTATTTTATAATCAATGGCATTGAAAAAGTCATCCGAATGTTGATTATGCCTCGGAGGAATTTTCCCATTGCAATGATAAGACCAAAATGGAAAACCAGAGGGCCTGGCTATACTCAGTATG GCGTCTCAATGCACTGTGTGAGGGAGGAACATTCTGCAGTCAATATGAACCTTCACTACTTGGAAAATGGCACTGTTATGTTGAACTTTATTTATCGGAAAgaactgttttttcttcctttgggatTTGTACTTAAG gcACTTGTCAACTTCTCCGATTATCAGATTTTTCAGGAGCTCATCAAAGGCAAAGAGGAGGACTCTTTCTTTAGGAACTCCGTTTCTCAGATGTTAAGGATCGTCATGGAAGAGGGTTGTTCCACACAAAAACAGGTCCTTAACTATCTAGGTGAACGCTTCAGAGTAAAGCTCAGTCTTCCTGACTGGTGTCCAAATGAACAAGCTGCAGAGTTTCTGTTTAA CCAGTGCATCTGTATCCACTTGAAATCCAATACTGAAAAGTTTTACATGCTTTGTCTCATGACCCGGAAGCTCTTTGCTTTAGCCAAAGGAGAGTGCATGGAGGACAATCCTGATAGTTTAGTGAATCAGGAAGTCCTGACGCCCGGTCAGCTCTTCCTTATGTTTCTGAAG gaaaaaatggaatcttgGTTAGTGTCTATTAAAATAGCTCTAGACAAGAGGGCTCAGAAGACGAATGTGTCCATAAACACTGAAAATTTGATGAAGATTTTTAACCTGGGAACAGACCTTACAAaaccatttgaatatcttcttgcTACTGGGAATCTGCGTTccaaaacag gTCTTGGCTTCCTGCAAGATTCTGGCCTTTGCGTTGTGGCTGATAAGCTGAACTTCGTACGCTATCTCTCCCATTTCCGCTGTGTGCACAGAGGGGCCGATTTTGCCAAGATGAGGACCACCACGGTGCGCAGGCTGCTGCCGGAGTCCTGGGGCTTCCTGTGTCCCGTGCACACCCCAGACGGGGAGCCCTGTGGCCTCATGAACCACTTGACCGCTGTGTGCGAGGTCGTCACACAGCGTGTGCACACGGCCTCTGTTCCCGCCTTGCTCTGCAGCCTGG GGGTCACTCCGGTTGACGGAGCTCCACATCGACCATACAGCGAGTGCTACCCCGTCCTGCTGGATGGCGTCATGGTTGGCTGGGTGGATAAGGAGCTTGCTCCTAGCACTGCAGATTCTCTTCGACATTTTAAG gtgttgagagaaaaaagaattcctcCTTGGATGGAAGTGGCCCTTATCCCCATGACAGGAAAACCAAGTCTGTACCCAGGATTGTTCCTGTTTACCACTCCTTGTAGACTGGTGCGGCCCGTGCAGAACTTGGAATTAGGCAAAGAAGAACTAATTGGAACTATGGAGCAG ATCTTCATGAACGTTGCCATCTTTGAGGAGGAGGTTTTGGCTGGAGTTAGCACTCACCAGGAGCTCTTCCCTCACAGCCTGCTGAGTGTGATCGCCAACTTCATCCCTTTCTCCGATCACAACCAGAGTCCCCGGAACATGTACCAGTGCCAGATGG gGAAGCAAACCATGGGCTTTCCACTTCTCACTTACCAAGCTCGGTCAGATAATAAACTGTACCGTCTTCAGACTCCACAAAGCCCTTTAGTGAGACCATACATGTATGATTATTATGACATGGATAACTATCCAATTGGGACAAATGCCATCGTTGCTGTTATTTCTTATACTGGCTACGATATGGAAGATGCCATG ATCGTGAATAAGGCCTCCTGGGAACGAGGCTTTGCCCATGGAAGTGTCTACAAGTCTGAGTTCATAGATCTgtctgaaaaaattaaacaaggagATGATAGTCTGGTGTTTGGAGTCAAACCTGGTGACCCGCGGGTTTTGCAGAAGTTAGATGATGATGGGTTGCCGTTTATTGGAGCCCAGCTACAGTATGGAGACCCGTATTACAGCTACCTAAACCTCAACACCGGGGAGAGCTTTGTGATATACTATAA gagTAAAGAAAATTGCATTGTGGATAACATCAAAGTGTGTAGTAATGACACTGGCAGTGGGAAATTCAAGTGTATTTGCATCACGATGAGAGTCCCTCGGAACCCAACTATCGGAGATAAATTCGCTAGTCGCCACGGGCAGAAGGGCATCTTGAGCAGGTTGTGGCCAGTTGAGGACATGCCTTTCACTGAGAGTGGGATGGTCCCAGACATCCTGTTCAATCCTCACGGTTTTCCCTCCCGCATGACCATCGGGATGTTAATTGAAAGTATGGCAGGGAAGTCTGCTGCTCTGCATGGTCTCTGCCATGATGCAACACCCTTCACCTTTTCAGAGGAGAACTCGGCCTTAGAGTACTTTGGTGAGCTGTTAAAAGCCGCTGGCTACAACTTCTATGGCACCGAGAGGTTGTATAGTGGCATCAGTGGCATAGAACTGGAAGCAGACATTTTCATAGGCGTGGTTTATTATCAGCGTTTACGCCACATGGTTTCAGACAAATTCCAGGTTAGAACCACGGGAGCCAGAGACAAAGTCACGAACCAGCCTATTGGGGGAAG